The Alligator mississippiensis isolate rAllMis1 chromosome 14, rAllMis1, whole genome shotgun sequence DNA segment TGTTGTGGCTTTCTTTTTGACTGAATCAACGACACAACATCCTACGCAAACACACAATAAACAACTGAATAGAGGTATTCACAGGGTTAATAATGGGGCGAGTATGCACATTGCTAACGAGGAAAAACTcccaccaaaactggaaaaaaaggtCCGCGGGCCAACCACTGCTTACTTTCGCTATGGCATTAGCACCTTTAGCGGCCTTTTTAATTAACTCCAGTTGAGCCGTAAGCGGTACGGTCACATTAGGAATTGAAATACAGCGATACTCATCAGATAAATTTAGGTATTTGCATGCTCCTCCATTATGAAGTAACATAGCATCGAGGGCAAGTCGATTTTGCGTAGTCATCCCTGAGGTTTCTTGTAACTGCTTGTTTAGCAGGAATAGAGCTTCATTGGTGGCATTGAAGCCTATTTCTACTTCCTCTGCTAATTTTACAATGGCCTCCCGAGCTCTCATGATTCCTACATACCAAAGGAACAACCCTTCCATTGCCCATTCAAAACGTTTGCCTACTTGTTGGCTATAGGTCATTCTGGACCAAGTGGTAGCGGAGCGTTTTCCCCTGGCCTCAGTGTGTGCGAACCAGGGAGGGTATGGGTTGGAAGTGTTTGTAGCAAGAGGTGGGCGGAGTTCTACGCTGGCAATAAAGCAAGCCCCATCAAAGCGAGCAGGTAGAGCAGTATATAGTACATCGTTGTTACATGCCCACGTGAGTCCTCGGGGTGCGTTGGTCGGTAGCCCCTTTCTACGGCACCAAAGGGCCTGGATTTTAGGTGTGCAGTAGGGGTGCGTTAGGTTGCGGCTTTCTAAATGCCGCACTTCCGCTTGTCTCAATGGGAAGAAGGCACTTAACAGCTGATGTGTCCCGTGGAAAATAGTGAGATTTACCCCTCTGCTTACATTCCACCCTCCCTCTGGCATGGGAGTGCTATTAAGGAAAAGGAACCATGAAGGTTGGAGACTATGGGCTTGCCATGGTAGGAATTGCACTTGATCTTCGTCGGTGCCCCACTTTCGAGCCCCCCAGGGGATACGATGACAATCAGTTGGCTCTGCTTTGTTACTCCCTAGTCCCCAACTCCTACAGTTTAGGCTAGAGATGTTTTTCTCCGTTATCTGACCTGACGGCCAGTAGTACGCCGCCATTTTATTCCCTCTTATGCGTGTATAGTCGGGAAAAGAAACTACTTGGCAACCTGGGCAAGGTATGGGACCACTGACTCTACAAATAGAGGTTCCGCACAATGGTCCTCGTACCTCTGAAAACCATTTTGCGATATTAAGGGGAGTAACATACGCCTCTAGAACATTGTCCTCGATTGCTGCAGGCTTCGGGATGCAAGCGGTTACCCCCTCTGGATGCGGGCCGGTGGCATTCGCCCAGATTTCAATCATCCGGAGCACAGAGTTCCGATGTAGCGGGTCCTCCTCAGCGCTCGGCTCTGGTGTTGCTTGAGTTAGGAGCAGGAACAGGTGGATGGTGGTGAAAGTTGTCACCATCCTTGCACTATTGGCgaccccaggcaggctgctagacGACAGGCTGGGGATGACTTGCCCATTAAAATAGGAGGTATCTGAAAAGAAAACATCACCTAATTagtataaatgtgtatatatatatatatatatatatatacacaatgttGCGCCCGATTATTAATTGGGAAACCCTCCCCCTAACTCCTTCGGCTCAACCAATTATGGTGGGCCAGGATGGTGCGTGGCGGTGTGGCTGCTGTTAGGGAAATAAAGTAAGTATTAGGATAACTTCCTGTTTTTTCAACTGTCCCAGGGAGAGGCGTCGGTCGCGTTGTTATGGCCGTGGGTACTGCTAGCCATACTCTTTCTTTTTCGTTGTAGCAAGGTTTCCAAGTAGGTGGTGTAACCGCTGGTCTTTCCTGCCATAAATCTTTGACTTTGTTTAGTGAGATTAGGACTTCATCATTGAATTTGATCCAATTTTTGTAACTACCATTGCCCCGTAGGCGTAGGTTCTCCTTATAGAGGCCGATATGCCTCTCAACTACCCCGTTGGATTGGGGATGGTATCGTAAATGGTGATGCCAACTGATATTATGTTTGGCCGCAAATTGCTCAATAACTTTAGAGGTGAAAGGCGGCCCTCCATCTGAATGTATTTCAGCTGGCACTTGCCAACGAGCGCGTGCATTTATTAAACTGTCTTGGACCTTTATTGCAGTTGTTTTTGTGAGCGGGAGGACAAGGAGCTGTCTTGTTCCTAGGTCTACTATAGCTAAGCCCTTGTTAGGTATTTTCGCCTCTGGTAGGGGGCCTAATATATCAATCTGCCAGGTTTTTCCCGGTGAGAAGTACTCGGTGTTGAAAGCTCCATATTTGTGTCTATGTTGTCTCGGTTTTTCTTTAGCGCAGGTGGGGCATGCCTGCACTATTTCTCGCCAACGTTTTGTATTAGGCCCCTTCTCCGCATCTAATTGCCATCGGATTCgggctctggcagcactgggatgccCCCAGAATTCATGAAGCCACTTTAAGAATAATTGGTCGTCCACTGTACCTTGACTATTCTTATTACTCATTTGGATTGATTGGACCGCTTCTGTACATCTCGATACTACTCTTTGTGCAAGAGCTTGATCAGTGACCTGATGTGCTGGGTCTGTGTCCCCCCGGTGCGACCGGGTGTGTTTTATCAGTGGTAATGTCTCGAGCTGTAGCAGGGTTTCTCTGATGTCCTCCCAGATTTGTAGATGCTCTGTAGCCCTAGCGGTTTTGGTCATGATTCTATAGATGTACTCGGAATCAACTGTAATTACAGGAACTGGCAAGGTGTTATCACGGCAGCCTCGAATGTGCTCGAGGGCTAGGTGGAATCCCCTCGGCTCCGTCGCCTGAACTGATTCACTGTTATGTGTGTTATAGATTTTAGTGAGTTGGCAGGGCTTACAATAAAATCCGTAAGCCCCGTTTTCTCTTGAGGTCCCATCTGATGCCACCCAACCTGGTTCCGTTGTCCCGTATAACTTAGGCATGAGGGACTCTTCGTCTTCACTCGGGGGTAAATCTCCCTCTAAAACTCTCCATCCTGACCAGTAGTAATGAAATCTCAGTACTACTGCGCACCATGTCTTCGCAGTCCCCGGATACTCTGGGTGGATTTTGCCAGGGTTTAACGATGTTAAGAGTGACCCTCCCGGTGCAATCAGAGTTCCCGTGTATGGAGCTAAGTGTTCTACCAGTTGGGTAGCCAACATGGCCTTTGCTAGGCACCCATATCTATGCTGATGCTCTTGCAGGGTGCGGCGACCCGTGTACGCTGGGTGTTCGGCCTCGGTGTTTCTAGCAGTGGCCCAAATGTGTTCTTCTGTGAACCCTACGTAGACGTTTAGAGGAGCGTTTTCTGACGGCACCGTCAGGCGAGTGTTAGTCACCTCAGTTAGTACTGATTCTAGAGCCCTCTGGTCATAATTCGTCCATGGCTTTCAATTCCTAGGCTTTTTCCGGAGCTGTTGTTGAATACGCTGTACCACTTTAAGATGTGGAGGTGTTACATAATTTCGGAGCCAATTTAGGTGTCCCAGCCGGGCTTGAAAATCAGCCTTGGTCTTTGGTCGTTTTGTATATGTAAGCATAGTGTTATGTGTAGTACCCGAACGGTACTGACCTTCAAAATGAGTCCCCAGGAACGTGAAGCTGTTAGCTGGTTCGTTCATAGACTTCTCGTCGTTTATCTTCCAACCTTCCCTCCACAGATGGGCCCTTAGGTTCGTGGCTGCTTGGTGTACGGCTTCCCGGGGACGTCCCATTATTGCTACATCGTCTACATGGGTCCAGATGTTGATTTCTTGTGTGCCTGCATAGATGTTTCTGAAAGAGTGGATGCTGTTATTCATCATAGCAGTTGCAAGAGCTGGGGAGTTTTGGTATCCTTGTGGGCATACATTCCATCCGTATATCTTGCCACCGACACACATATTTAATATTCCTTGGTCGTCTGTCATTGGGACTGAATAAAACATATCTTTTAAATCTAATGTTACTGCCCACCATTCACCCCCCGCCTGGGCCTTTGTAATGTCTTTTATGATTTCTTTGATCCTATGATTTGCAGGCATTTGCAGTAAGGCGCATCGGCGGTTGGCCTGCCGGTAATCAACCACTAGCCGGGCCTCTGATGGCCTCCCGGGCTTTGGTATGCCCCACCCGGGTGAGAGGTAAGTGGAAGATTTCACCTCTGTTATACAGCCGTGATGTTGAAGGCTCTGTAGCAGCTTCTCAATGGATGCCCGTAGATGCTCTTTTGTCGCTATCGGCTCGTATCGCCACGACGTCGGGTTCTTAACGATTGGTCGGTGTCTCTCCATCTCCAGGATTTCTAATGGTAGGGCTGAGATAAGATGTTGTTGTAGTCGCAAAGATTTAATTCCGGGGACCCCTaagatatttatgccccctaGGGTCCCAGATAGGgtcttgccattgactttaaaCCTTATCACAGGAGTACTGGCAACTGCAGGGAGCCCCTGTACGAATattatttttgacattttttcatagatttcatagaccttagggctggaagggacctcggaagatcatcgagtccagccccccgcccaaagggcaggacgtcagctggggtcataggatcccagcaagataagcatccagtttcatcttgaaggcgttcagtgaaggcgcttgaacaacctccggtggcaggctgttccagaccttgggggctcggacagtaaagaaattcttccttatgtccagcctgaaacgatcttgtagtagtttgtgaccatttgtcctcgtcatcccttggggtgctctggtgaacaaatgttcccctagatactgatggtcaccccgataaacttgtagatggccatcagatcacccctgagcctgcgcttttccaggctaaagagccccagggctctcagcctgtcatcgtagggtctgcttccctgacctctgatcatgcgcgtggctcttctctggactctctcaagcttctccacatcctttttgaattgtgaagcccaaaactggacgcagtactccagctgcagcctcactaaggccgagtacagggggagaatgacgtcccgggatttgcttgagaagcatctatggatgcaagccagcgttttggtcgctatactagccgcagcatcgcattgcaggctcatgttcatcttgtggtcaatgatgacccccaagtctctttcttccatagtgctaaccaacatagcactgccgagcctataaggatgctgcgggttttttttcccaaggtggagaaccttgcatttatcggcgttgaacaccatcagattctcatccgcccacttgctgagcctgtccaggtcagcctggatcacccgcctgtcctcaggtgtggatgctttgccccaaagtttttTATGATAGACGTCGGGTTTAATAAGGCTCTGTAGCAGCTTCTCAATGGATGCCCGTAGATGCTCTTTTGTCGCTATCGGCTCGTATCGCCACGACGTCGGGTTCTTAACGATTGGTCGGTGTCTCTCTGTCTCCAGGATTTCTAATGGTAGGGCTGAGATAAGATGTTGTTGTAGTCGCAAAGATTTAATTCCGGGGACCCCTaagatatttatgccccctaGGGTCCCGGATAGGgtcttgccattgactttaaaCCTTATCACAGGAGTACTGGCAACTGCAGGGAGCCCCTGTACGAATGttatttttgacatttttttatgATAGACGTCGGGTTTAATAACATTAACTTGTGCGCCGGTGTCTAGTAAAAAGCGCACAGACGTTTCCTCTCGACTGCTTAATTTCTGTATAGTTAAAGTTATATACGGGCGCTCGTCGCTACTAAAGCGGCCGCCGGTGCCCGCCTCAGTggccgctactcgtttttttGTTGGGTCCTCTTGTCTGGATCCAATTTTTTATATTTGAATCCCATGCGGGTAGCTAGTTCCTTTTGGCCTTGATCTCCTATTTTTCGTAGTTGTATCGGTGTGAGGCCAGTATTTTTAAGAAGGAACCCAAATCTAGCCTTTTCTTCCGGGGTTCTCTCCTTCCACTGAACGTTGGGGGACATCTTTAGAGATGACCTAGGGGATTGGCGTTTCTTTTCCTGCCCCTCTGCTACTTGTATGATTGGACTAGCCGTGGCCGCCTCCACTTTGCTGGTCCTTGTAAGGTCTGGTAATTCCGTAAGGATGTTCCCTATGGGGCTCCCTATCAAAGTGTGTAGCGTTACCTTTAGCAAGGGGGTTTGGTGTCCCCCGTACAGTTCTGCGCAGGCTTTCACCGCATCCGCCTCCACGGGAGCTCTGCCTGGTTCCCTGCACCAACGGTGCGGCCAGTACTCTCGCCGTTGTCGCTCATCTAGCGTCACTGGCCGTACCTCTGTGTACCATATCGGGTAACTCGTGCCAGCTATGGAATAAAGCAACTGCAGCGGCGTCGGATGAGATGGTGGGTTTGCATGCCGCTTGTGAATTTGTGCTAAAAGGGTCGGGACTACTACTGCGCTTATTGGTATCGGCCATACCCAGTTGTTAGCAATTTGGGTTTGGTCCGTGCGTGTTCCCCCGCTCCAGTCTCATCAGAGTAAAGGCCTCTTCCGTGTCGAGTAATTCGCCTCCGTGATTTAATACGAGGCGCCCCACCCACACTACTGGGGTCTCCTCCGGGCTGATTTTTGTCTCCCTGATTAAATCTTGCATCTCCCCCCTTGTCCGGGTCCGGTAGACTGCAACCGTCCGGGTTACCTCACCCTCCACCGTTGTTGTGACTGTGGCGATTGGATGTACTTGGAAGGTGGGGGCACTCGCGGTGTCGGCCTTCTGGGGAAGACTGGGGTATGCTGAGGGGATTTTGTATGGTGGCGGTGGGGGAGGTGGCGCTAGAGGGTCGGTGATTGATCCCTTTATTAACACCGTAGGGGGCGCCGAAGCATCATTCCCTACGTTTCCCGGTAAGACggtggggggcgctagggggccggtgttctcctcccctcctggggTGATGTCACTTACCCCTCCCATCTTGTGAGCTGCGCCTTCCTTACCGGCTGCAACGTCCGTTAGGTTTTTTCGCGCCTTTTCTTCGCCAACCGTGTTTTTCTCCTCAGCGTCGCCGCCATTTTGAGACTTTAACCTTGCAAGTTTTGCATTCTTGTCGGCGACATCTTGGGCCAAGGCCTCGATGTCACCGGCTGGGTTCGCTGCAAGTCTTAAGAGCTCAGTTATTGTTCTAAACATTATATTgataacttttccttttttctgtttttctcctcCACATCTGCACCGGGAGGACTCTCGCCCCTGTTTCTCTAATTGTTCCCTGAGCTCCGTTAGGATTtcactctctctgctctcctcacGGAGAGTGGGGCAATTGAATCTGTCCGACGGCGTGGCACGGCCGCTACTCTGTTTTACATATTTAATGCATCGCCCGTATTCTCTCGTCTGGGGTCTTTATCTTTGTTTTCGGCGATTTCTTTCCACGTTATAAAAGGAATTACGTCTTGTACTTTATCATAAGGTCGATACCTCACTGCTGGGCTCGGGTATTATTCCTCTCTCGCTCCTTCggcgatcccatcctcgtcgccacgtGGGCCACGATTCCCGGATGGTGCTTGGGAAGCGGccgcagttgcgtgtcgagtggggcactgggtagcgacaccaacccagacacgctcggggatgccaggtgtacgggagagagagagaatgagcgcGACACTGAGACAAACGGTAGGTGAAGAAAAGTTATAAGTTTGCTTACAAGCCAACAAGACGATTAACGAGTTGAAGTAACTTGGTGAATACGGGAACTAACtacaaggactatttacagtagcaggtggaTACAGACGACGTGGTGCGGGTAGAAAAGACGAGCAAATGATGGTGGCGGCGAGTGACAAGTAAGGTGTAGTCGTGGAGGTCGACTGCAGCCGAAAGTAATAGCAGTACAAGTAGGAtgcctggctgggcaacaccCAGGGCGTTCCGGATTGCGTGTGGTCTAACTGTAAGCTGCAGCAGCCTACGCTAGAAATCTAGCTAGAAGCCGAGGGGTCTGTCCAGACCGCAAGACAGGGGATCAGGCTGTCTTTGAGATCAGATCCCAAGGACCGGAGTCTGGGAGCGTCTGGGGACCCCACGCCGAGGCGCGCAGTCCCCTTTATAaactccctagccaatcagggtccccccttgatggaacattctggaggcctcagcatgctggtccagccagcCACGCTCTAGGGGTAACTTCTGATCGGTTAGGCTATAAGCGATCACGCATTGTCCGCATGATGGTGCCTCTTAAGGTCACATTCCTCCGCCACTGCGTCACCGAATGTCACTCACAggtagccatgtcacttaatgTCTCAAACAGcaatctggtggagtcacatcacctcctgacagggggcacaaaactgaacacagcactccacatgtaacctcaccagtgcagaaaagtggggaatagtgacttccctcagtgctgacaacactcctactaatgcaacccagtatgctgttagccttcttggcaacaagcgcACAGTGTTGGCacctattcagcttcttgtccaccgtaacccccaggtccttttctgtggagctgctgcttagccagttggtcccaagcccgTAGCGGTGCAAGAGACTGTTCTGTCCTACGTTCAGGCCTTTGCACTTCTTCTTATGGCGCTTTGCCTTCTTCCCCTGCGTGGCTGGTTTGGCGCCtggccattcttccttccatgggaTTGCCATGGGGATGGGCACACCCCCAACCGGCCGCTGTGGTGGGGCCTTGTCAAGGCCCTTGGGCTCGGGTTGAGGCTGACAAAGCCCCCTGTCTGCGCCGTCTTGGGGCtggcgtgccccctgcctccctctgcacagatggaTGGGGCCCTGGCGTGCCGTTGTTTAGAGTGATGTTTGAGCACCCCGTGGTTTGAGCACCCGTGTGTTTAGAGTTATGTTCTACCTGTGGTGATTcaggaagtatgcaagaggcaaggatttttgggtgtgatcacttttactggaccaactgaatggttggaaataagttagacaagctttgaaaCGCAAAACtttctttgtcagtgttttagaGCATTTGCTTAAGGCAGGtgttgcctacctctggaggtaatttgaaaggtcccagggaataTACAGGGGCGGGCGCAGTtgtagcacacctgctgcctcacaggagcacagggccagggcagcgtgagagcagggcccacagaagctgcactgccgctgctctgccactcaccgtgcccctgctctgtgtctggcccttgccacccccccgccacgtctgaccgctcgccacccccacctgctctgcatctggctgctcccacccccctgggggtacactttttaaaaagggggctgccgggggtacacttactaaaaaaaaggttgaaaactaccgGCTTGAAGTCACTATGTATTTGCttttggcttttggatttaataaagacattttagctgaGTTCCTGACATACTCAATCAAACTCTAACACAACATGCAGTGTCGTTCTGGCTTTTGAAGGCTTTGCCCAGAAACTTGTGCTTTTTTATGaattgctgatcattttacagcttttagagaaaaaggaaattagttaagCTCTTTCTGAGTAGTAAGATACTCTTATGTTTATTAAAACCTTAGTGAAATTTGGGACAATAACCAAATACTacctttaaaatactttttaaaagttatgAATTTATATTAGGGGCGCACCGATAGAGATTTCTGGGGCCGATatcgatagctgatatttaaggaggcatattggctgataccgatctggtttccgatacagctacctccagctggttaagtccggtctggtggaaggggaagtggaaggagaaggggaaggggcgtggcgggggtgcagatcaaccccgcctgtggtgagggaggaggcagagggaggtgctgcCCAAGCAGGGTGGAGGGGACGGAGCCACAGCTTGTGATGGGGGGCCGGCTGTCACCGCTGCTTGCAACCCGGGAAGGCAccggggggacatgtgcccccctggatctgtgtgggacggggcaggctgcagccaggaccgcgtggggctcttctcggcaggggctaggcttggagtgggtgccggcagcgctgggaggatgctgcattcagcccaaattttgccagggctctgcttccagcgccaccaccgccagccactcggtgcagccctggctcaacgccccacctccacccacgcaCCAGGAAaacccggggctgcgttgggctgctggcagcggtggcactgggagcacagcggtggtgaaatttggggtggatgcagcatcctcccaatgccaccggcgccctctccgagcccagcctccaccgagaagagctccacgcagccccggctgcagcccaccctgccgtgcacagatccaaggggcaccccctcccccccgtgccctcccagagtgcaagtagcagtgggagccacctccccccaccacaagctgcagctccccctctccaccccgcctggacagcacctgcccccgccccctccatcaccagcgagagccttgatctgccccccacatgccgcttccctccccttccaccacaccggacttgccagctgaaggcagctctccacgctgccagatgCGCTTCTTGcttcctgagtgctgtgctgtgactgcgcacagcacaggcatttatcagccaaattatcagccccattgggcCCGATATCCGATACAGCGAATTTTCTTGGTACTGGTACCGATCCGATATGAGACCaaggtatcagtgcacctctaatttataTGATCGCTCACAGTGCTGCTAAGTGGTGCAAATCACAAGGTCTCTTATTGTAGCTCTAGGCTTTCATATATGACTGCAAAGTTGCtaacttttcttatatacaaaaaactagaactctgggttccaaaatgataccttttattagaccaactgga contains these protein-coding regions:
- the LOC132244756 gene encoding uncharacterized protein LOC132244756, with protein sequence MVTTFTTIHLFLLLTQATPEPSAEEDPLHRNSVLRMIEIWANATGPHPEGVTACIPKPAAIEDNVLEAYVTPLNIAKWFSEVRGPLCGTSICRVSGPIPCPGCQVVSFPDYTRIRGNKMAAYYWPSGQITEKNISSLNCRSWGLGSNKAEPTDCHRIPWGARKWGTDEDQVQFLPWQAHSLQPSWFLFLNSTPMPEGGWNVSRGVNLTIFHGTHQLLSAFFPLRQAEVRHLESRNLTHPYCTPKIQALWCRRKGLPTNAPRGLTWACNNDVLYTALPARFDGACFIASVELRPPLATNTSNPYPPWFAHTEARGKRSATTWSRMTYSQQVGKRFEWAMEGLFLWYVGIMRAREAIVKLAEEVEIGFNATNEALFLLNKQLQETSGMTTQNRLALDAMLLHNGGACKYLNLSDEYRCISIPNVTVPLTAQLELIKKAAKGANAIAKVSSGWPADLFFQFWWEFFLVSNVHTRPIINPVNTSIQLFIVCLRRMLCR